One stretch of Zingiber officinale cultivar Zhangliang chromosome 6B, Zo_v1.1, whole genome shotgun sequence DNA includes these proteins:
- the LOC121992367 gene encoding very-long-chain aldehyde decarbonylase GL1-4-like: MASRPGLLTEWPWQRLGNFKYVVLAPWALHGLYLLATQERKKWDLAYLLILPSLLLRMVHSQVWISISRFQNARSKHHRIVDKSLEFEQVDRERNWDDQIIFNGLLFYLAFMYIPSGRNLPLWRSDGALLIALLHMGPVEFLYYWFHRALHHHFLYTRYHSHHHASIVTEPITSVIHPFAEHIVYFLLFSIPTLTATLCGTASIVSMIGYIAYIDFMNNLGHCNFEIIPKWLFTVFPPLKYLMYTPSFHSLHHTQFRVNYSLFMPFYDYVYGTVDKSSDLLYESALEGKEEQPDVVHLTHLTSFLSIYHLRVGFASLASKPYDPKTPIFSLWPLAWISIIFMWINDSFTVERNNFEKVKMQTWALPRFKFQYGLLSARDAINDLVEKAILEADNKGIKFLTLELLNQAQELNGSGELYLQKYPKLKLRIVDGSSLAAAIVVNSIPPETRKVILTGNQSKVAYRVTIALCQKGVEVTMRQKNDYYMIKSQLPENASSFLLLSNDCNAQVWLVGDGLEDIQQRRAPKGTLFIPFSWFPTKKVRKDCIYYTTPAMKIPKTFENMHSCENWLPRRVMSASRIAGIVHALEGWNSHECGDNMQDLDKMWAAALRHGFLPVN; the protein is encoded by the exons ATGGCTTCAAGACCCGGCCTCCTCACGGAATGGCCATGGCAGCGCCTTGGCAATTTCAAG TACGTGGTGTTGGCACCTTGGGCATTGCATGGCCTCTACTTGTTGGCGACACAGGAGAGGAAGAAGTGGGACCTGGCGTACCTCTTGATCTTGCCCTCTTTGCTGCTAAGGATGGTGCACAGCCAAGTCTGGATCAGCATATCACGCTTTCAGAACGCTCGCAGCAAGCACCACCGAATCGTCGACAAGAGCCTCGAGTTTGAGCAAGTCGACAGGGAGAGGAACTG GGATGACCAAATCATCTTCAATGGGTTACTGTTTTATCTTGCCTTCATGTACATTCCATCTGGAAGAAACCTTCCGCTGTGGAGATCCGATGGAGCACTGCTGATAGCATTACTCCATATGGGTCCTGTGGAGTTCCTCTATTACTGGTTTCACAGAGCCCTGCACCATCATTTCCTCTACACTCGCTACCATTCCCACCACCATGCATCAATTGTTACCGAGCCAATCACAT CCGTCATCCATCCGTTCGCGGAGCATATAGTGTATTTTTTGCTTTTTTCCATTCCGACGTTGACTGCTACACTTTGTGGAACTGCCTCCATAGTTTCGATGATCGGGTATATTGCATATATTGATTTCATGAACAATTTGGGCCATTGTAACTTCGAGATCATCCCGAAATGGTTATTCACTGTCTTTCCACCTCTTAAGTACCTCATGTATACTCCCTC CTTTCACTCGCTTCATCACACACAATTTCGAGTGAACTACTCCCTGTTCATGCCATTCTATGACTACGTGTACGGAACCGTGGACAAGTCGTCAGATCTCCTATATGAAAGTGCATTGGAAGGGAAGGAGGAACAACCTGACGTGGTTCACCTTACTCACCTCACTTCCTTCCTATCGATTTACCATCTGAGAGTTGGGTTTGCTTCATTAGCTTCTAAGCCATACGATCCCAAGACACCTATCTTCTCCTTGTGGCCTTTGGCATGGATCTCGATCATATTTATGTGGATAAACGACTCCTTCACTGTGGAGAGGAATAATTTTGAGAAAGTCAAGATGCAAACGTGGGCGTTACCTAGATTCAAATTCCAG TATGGGCTGCTGAGTGCAAGAGATGCGATCAATGATCTGGTCGAAAAGGCAATTTTAGAGGCTGATAACAAAGGAATCAAATTTCTCACTTTGGAACTCCTAAATCAG GCACAAGAACTTAATGGAAGTGGTGAACTTTATCTTCAAAAGTACCCCAAATTGAAATTAAGAATCGTGGACGGAAGCAGCTTAGCAGCAGCAATAGTTGTTAACAGCATTCCCCCGGAAACAAGAAAAGTCATCTTAACTGGAAATCAGTCCAAGGTAGCCTACAGAGTAACTATAGCACTTTGCCAGAAAGGTGTTGAG GTGACTATGAGACAGAAGAATGATTACTATATGATCAAGTCACAGTTACCAGAAAATGCATcgagttttcttcttctttcaaacGACTGCAATGCACAG GTCTGGTTAGTAGGAGATGGGTTGGAAGAtatacaacaaagaagagcaccaAAAGGGACACTCTTTATCCCCTTCTCATGGTTCCCGACGAAGAAAGTGCGGAAAGATTGCATTTATTACACCACTCCGGCTATGAAAATCCCTAAAACATTTGAGAACATGCACTCATGTGAG AATTGGTTACCAAGAAGAGTGATGAGTGCATCTCGAATTGCTGGTATAGTACATGCACTAGAGGGATGGAACTCACATGAATGCGGAGACAATATGCAGGATCTTGACAAAATGTGGGCTGCTGCTCTGCGTCATGGTTTTCTCCCCGTAAATTAA